GTTGCCGTAGGAGTTCAGGCTATCCATCTGCTGTGGGTGCCCAATCTCGAAGGGCGGAGTGTACGCCGCAGAGTTCGAACCATGATAGCTGGCGTAGACTTCGCGTCCCGCATCGCGCAGCGCGTTCGCCGGTTGGCCGGGGCGATAGACGTTGGTGGAGCGCATGAAAACGTCCATCCGTCGTTGCTCGCCGCCCGGCGCGGGCACGGTGGTGTAGCCAATCTCCATCCAGTCTTGAGTCCAGTGGTCGTTCTGGCTGTTGTCCACGATGCCGCCAGCGACCGCCGCTTTGTTGACGGCCGCGTCGTACTCGGCGTGGAAGGCTTGGTTGTCGAGCCAAGACACGCGCGTGGCAAACACCTGCTCCGCGGGCTGCAGCTGATGGGACAGCATCAGCGGCGCGACGCGCATTTGCACGACGTCGGAGACGATGCCTTGCCCGGCCTCTCCCGTGTCGACGTCCAAGTGAACGTCCACTAGGCCATTCCAACCCGTGGTGGACCGCACGAAGTCGCGACCTTCGATGGCCAGTTCCATCCCCGTCGCCAGCTCCTCGGCACTGAGCCAAGCACGCCAGGAGCTGGTGCCGTCGTCGAGTTGCTCGACAGGCACGACCTGGAAGCCGTTCGGGGTCCGTCGGAACAGGCGCACCTGATCCACCGCGGCAGAGTCGACCCAAACGCGGCCGATGGCCGACTTGGGCGCCTGGGGCCAGGGCCGGACGGCGAGGCGCGCGAGGTCTTGCTCGTCCTCGGGTCCGTCCACGACCTCGTTGGCGCTGTCCCGACACTGCGCCAGCTGGTCGTCCGTAATCCCGCTGATCGCGCCGCCCTTGGGGCAAGCCTGCGCGTCGTCGTCGATGTTCGGCAAGAACACCGCACCCGCTTGAGGCGTCCAGACGTCCTCACCGTCGTCGTCGGCCGGATCATCGAAGCTGATCTGGCCATCGCGGTTCACGTCGACCCGCAGATCCACGACGACCGACGCTTGCGTCGTCCCGCCTCCGTCACTATCGCTGCCGCAACCACTCAGGCAGGCCAGGGCAGCGAACCCTACACCCAGTTTTTTCATGTGCGCCCGCTATCTACGTTGCAACCGTGGCTTCGGTTGCTCGATTGGTGCTGGAGCATAGCTCCTCGCCTGGGACGCGCCGGAAAATCCCGCCGGCCCCCCGAAAACCCCCTGAAATACCGCCGTGATGCAGAGCGTCACGCTATACTGAGAGGCGTGCACGACCCGAGCTCGCGCCGGCCGTGGCGCTCCTACAAGGAAATCCTGGCTCACCTTGCCGCACGCGTGGTCGACGCCCAGCGACCGATCCGCGTACTGCATGCGCTGCAGTGGCCCGCCAATGCACGCGGGGACTTTCTAGCCGCCGGCGGCCGTGAGCTGCCCCGGGTCGATCTCGATCACTATGCGTCTACGGATCTCGCCTTCGAGCCGCGTGACAAGTCGCGGGAGTTCTTGGATCTGCGCCGGGAGATCGAGCGCGAGCTCGGTAGCAGCGATCCCCTCGGCAACATCCTGGCGCAGACCGCGGAAGAGTATGCCCTAGTGGCAGAGATGTTGGCGGCGCGCGGAACCGCTCGCTTCTACGAGCTGTCGCGCTCGCTGTACGGCTCGCCCAAGGACGTCGTCGCAGGGACCGACCGCGCGGTGCGGGCCTTCGCCCTCGAGATGTATCGACTGCTCACCAACCTGGACGACAGCGTGCTCGGTCCTCTTCCGGTTCGCAACATCACGGCCGAAGAAGCAGTGTCGAGGCTCAACACACGGCTCAGCGAGTTCTTCGGTGATGGCGTCGTGCGCGTGATTCTGGACGATGGCATCGTTGCCGACGCATCCGCCGGAAGCGACTACGTCAAGTTGCGACAGGGCGCGATGTTCAGCGAGCAGGACATTCTCGTGCTGGAAGTGCACGAGGGCTGGGTCCACGTGGCCACCAGCCTCAATGGGCAGAAGCAACCCGTGAGCCGCTGGCTGGCCAAAGGCCCCCCGCGGACGGCGGCGACCCAGGAAGGCCTGGCGGCGCTGTTGGAAGTGCTGACCTTGAACAGCCACCCAAACCGCGCTCGGCGGCTGAATGACCGGGTACTGGCCGTGGACAAGGCCGAGGACGGCGCGAGCTTCGTCGACGTGTTCGAATGGTTCCGGACCGAGGGCTACGACGAAGACACCTGCTTCTGGAATACGCAACGCATCTTTCGCGGCGGTCTCCTCGAGGGTGGAGCACCCTTCACCAAAGACATCGTGTACACACGCGGCATCGTCGAGAACTACGAGTTCTTGCGGCGCGCGATTGTGACGGGCAGGGCCGAACTCGCGCGTTGGCTGTTCGTGGGCAAGGTGCACTTGGACGACGTCGCGGTGCTCGCTGGGCGCGCACACGAAGGCGTCGTGGCACCGCCGCGCTTCGTTCCCCACTTGTTCAACGACCTGAAGGGGCTCGCCATCTGGCTCGGCGTCAGCACCTTCTGGGGGCGCATGAGCGGACCGTACATGCCCTCACCCACATTGGACGGCGATGTGGGCCCCTCGCCTACCCCGGCGGAAACGCCCGGAACCGAGAAGACTTTGGAGCGACGCCGCGCCCCCGGCGATTGACCTTGCGAGGGCAGGCCAGGCACGCGAAAATTCACGTGTCCATCCGTGCAAGCGCTCCAAGACAATTCAGCACCGGCGTTAGAGGGGGAGCGCTATGAGTCCGGCGAGATCGTCGCCGACAAGTACCGCCTGGTTCGTCCTTTGGGTCGCGGCGGAGTCGGACGCGTGTGGGTCGCGCACAACCAGATCCTCGACGTACACGTCGGAATAAAGCTGATTCACACGGATTCCGGAGCCACGAGCCAAGTGCAGGCCGAGCGGCTGCTCCAGGAAGCTCGCTCCGCAGCCAGGCTGGGCCACCCGGCCATCGTACAGGTGTTCGACTTCGGACAGACCGACAAGGGCGACCCCTTCGTCGTGATGGAGCTCCTGCACGGCGAGACCCTCGCCACTGTGTTGCGCCGAGAGGGGCGAGTTCCCGCCACGCGTGTGGCGCAACTGCTGCTGCCCATCGCGGACGCGCTGGCAACGGCCCATGACCACGGCATCGTGCATCGCGACGTCAAGCCCGAGAACATCTTCCTGATGGCGCAAGAAACCGGGCGCACTCAACCGAAGCTGCTCGACTTCGGCATCGCCCGCGTGGACGAATCGAACCACAAGCTGACGATGCAGGGCACGGTACTGGGCACGCCCGACTACATGTCGCCCGAACAAGCAAAAGGCGAGGCCGACGTGGATGCTCGGACGGACGTCTGGAGCTACTGCGTACTGCTCTACGAGCTCGTCACGGGCCAAGTCCCCTTCGAGCACGAGAACTACAACGCGCTGCTGTGGGCGATCATCAACGAACCACCACGCCCGAGCGTGGAGCTCGCGGCTGGGGACGCCGAGCTCTGGGCGATCTTGGAGCGCGGAATGCGCAAGGAGCGCGCGGAGCGCTTCGACGACATGCGCGAGCTGGGGCAAGCGCTAGCCAGCTGGCTCTTGTCCCACGGCATCAGTGAGGACATCACCGGTAAAAACCTGCGCAGCGTGTGGCTCGGCGGCGTCGCGGAAGACACCACACCGATATCCGAGGACTCCCCGCTTCCGCCGGAGGTATCCGCGGACCGCATCTCCACGCTGCCCCCCGGACCCGACACGACGGAGCGATTCAGCGTGACGTCCTCCGCCGCGGCGCAACCCCGCCAGAATCACTTCGCCGTGGTTGGCTTGGCCGCCATCGTTCTGCTGCTGCTCGGTGCCGGGCTCATCTTCGCCATTACCCGCACCCGCGCCCAGGCCAGCGTCGCCGACGGCAATGAGCCTTCTGCTCCGGTTCGCCCCGCAGCCGAAATGGCTCCGCGGGCGGCCTTGGCGGCGCCGGTGGAAGCGCCGACGGCCAGCACCGATACCAGCACCACCGAGGCTCCGCTGACCCCCAAGAAATCCACGCGCGCGCCCGCCAAGCGCGGTAGAAAGCTTCCGAGCGAACCGAGCAAACGCCCGAGTTCGCAGCGGAAGGACTATGACTTCGGTTTCTAGACTCGTGTCGAGCAGTCCTGGCGGGATCAGTCGTACGCTCTTGGGGATGGTGCTCGCGGGCGCATGCTACGCGGCTACGGCGCACGGGCAGACCCCAGAGCCCGACGACCGCACCCGCGCCGCCGCCCGTCAGCTTGCACAAGACGGCGCAACCGCATTCGAACGGGGTCAGTTCGAGCAAGCGCGCGCACTGCTCCGGCGCGCTGCGACGCTCTACCCAGCACCGACCATCACGTTGATGGAGGCGCGAGCCCTGTCCAAGCTGGGTCGCCTGGTGGAAGCGGCGGAACGCTACGAAGACACCCGCCGTAGCCAGTTGAGCAGCGACACTTCCAACGCTTTCGAAGAGGCCGTGGCCCAGGCCAGCGAAGAGCTCCGCAGCCTACGACCGCGCATTCCCCTGCTGACCATCGTCGTGCAGAATTCAGGCGAGGCCTTGGAAAGCCTGGAGGTGCGTCTGGATGGCCGCCTAGTCCCGGTGGCGCTGATTGGAGTGCACCACCCCGTCGATCCGGGCGCGCATCGC
The DNA window shown above is from Polyangiaceae bacterium and carries:
- a CDS encoding flavohemoglobin expression-modulating QEGLA motif protein: MHDPSSRRPWRSYKEILAHLAARVVDAQRPIRVLHALQWPANARGDFLAAGGRELPRVDLDHYASTDLAFEPRDKSREFLDLRREIERELGSSDPLGNILAQTAEEYALVAEMLAARGTARFYELSRSLYGSPKDVVAGTDRAVRAFALEMYRLLTNLDDSVLGPLPVRNITAEEAVSRLNTRLSEFFGDGVVRVILDDGIVADASAGSDYVKLRQGAMFSEQDILVLEVHEGWVHVATSLNGQKQPVSRWLAKGPPRTAATQEGLAALLEVLTLNSHPNRARRLNDRVLAVDKAEDGASFVDVFEWFRTEGYDEDTCFWNTQRIFRGGLLEGGAPFTKDIVYTRGIVENYEFLRRAIVTGRAELARWLFVGKVHLDDVAVLAGRAHEGVVAPPRFVPHLFNDLKGLAIWLGVSTFWGRMSGPYMPSPTLDGDVGPSPTPAETPGTEKTLERRRAPGD
- a CDS encoding protein-arginine deiminase family protein — translated: MKKLGVGFAALACLSGCGSDSDGGGTTQASVVVDLRVDVNRDGQISFDDPADDDGEDVWTPQAGAVFLPNIDDDAQACPKGGAISGITDDQLAQCRDSANEVVDGPEDEQDLARLAVRPWPQAPKSAIGRVWVDSAAVDQVRLFRRTPNGFQVVPVEQLDDGTSSWRAWLSAEELATGMELAIEGRDFVRSTTGWNGLVDVHLDVDTGEAGQGIVSDVVQMRVAPLMLSHQLQPAEQVFATRVSWLDNQAFHAEYDAAVNKAAVAGGIVDNSQNDHWTQDWMEIGYTTVPAPGGEQRRMDVFMRSTNVYRPGQPANALRDAGREVYASYHGSNSAAYTPPFEIGHPQQMDSLNSYGNTETIPPHSHAGKSYPLGRILRGRIDAFYTDPLTDDFFKAQRVQPPVFIDTSWLLVGHVDETLSFLKTDNDLGFIVLANDAALAKKMLEDLVAAGQGDTPMFAGKQWIDFDTNKNVPAQATVSEVLADTEVMAESKKAEVEVAAQLDAIRTEVGIQDTEIVPAPFLHMSSYGVSVAYQPGTVNGQVLSDKVFASPRPHGPKVNGVDPFEKQLEDALAPYGIEVVWVEDWDMLHRLSGEVHCGTNTKRAPLPGVFWWEVTP
- a CDS encoding serine/threonine-protein kinase, whose protein sequence is MQALQDNSAPALEGERYESGEIVADKYRLVRPLGRGGVGRVWVAHNQILDVHVGIKLIHTDSGATSQVQAERLLQEARSAARLGHPAIVQVFDFGQTDKGDPFVVMELLHGETLATVLRREGRVPATRVAQLLLPIADALATAHDHGIVHRDVKPENIFLMAQETGRTQPKLLDFGIARVDESNHKLTMQGTVLGTPDYMSPEQAKGEADVDARTDVWSYCVLLYELVTGQVPFEHENYNALLWAIINEPPRPSVELAAGDAELWAILERGMRKERAERFDDMRELGQALASWLLSHGISEDITGKNLRSVWLGGVAEDTTPISEDSPLPPEVSADRISTLPPGPDTTERFSVTSSAAAQPRQNHFAVVGLAAIVLLLLGAGLIFAITRTRAQASVADGNEPSAPVRPAAEMAPRAALAAPVEAPTASTDTSTTEAPLTPKKSTRAPAKRGRKLPSEPSKRPSSQRKDYDFGF